The Kiritimatiellia bacterium genome window below encodes:
- a CDS encoding SRPBCC family protein produces the protein MNVEIARNPSGGYTLLAELWLPRPVNEVFPFFASAENLERITPPYLRFEILTPRPIEMRRGTLIDYRIRLRGLPIRWRTEISIWEPPFRFVDTQLRGPYRQWIHEHTFEERDGGTLCRDRVDYKVPGGEWVHRLFVKKDVRDIFVYRQNALLQIFNGSLAAH, from the coding sequence ATGAACGTTGAAATTGCACGCAATCCGAGTGGAGGCTACACGCTGCTCGCAGAGCTGTGGTTGCCTCGGCCGGTGAACGAGGTATTCCCGTTCTTTGCGAGCGCCGAAAATCTGGAGCGAATCACCCCGCCATATCTGCGATTTGAGATTCTCACGCCCCGGCCGATCGAAATGAGACGTGGGACGTTGATTGACTACAGGATCCGTCTCCGAGGCCTGCCGATTCGATGGCGAACGGAGATCTCCATATGGGAACCGCCATTTCGGTTCGTGGATACGCAGCTACGAGGACCTTATCGCCAGTGGATTCACGAACACACCTTTGAAGAGCGCGATGGCGGAACCTTGTGCCGGGATCGGGTGGACTACAAAGTTCCCGGGGGAGAATGGGTTCATCGCCTGTTCGTGAAAAAGGATGTTCGCGACATATTCGTCTATCGGCAGAACGCCCTGCTGCAGATCTTCAATGGGTCCTTAGCGGCCCACTAG
- a CDS encoding polyprenyl synthetase family protein: MSTTNVIESGLKDTRQRISRALENTVLRKLTDDPAGLIAGGKMLRSRLIFHVGPAAGVPHTTLVSAAAAVELVHGASLLHDDVIDGGYLRRGAPTFWVERGIPAAILVGDMLLFKAVEVICEVEEGRLTPLLVKLTGEVCDAESEQELLLRGAPATLEACLRIARRKTGALFAFSAGVCGGFDPELTAALIESGYAAGTAYQLADDILDFNGSESESGKSLGSDEARGKTTVGALRPQEQSEAMALIDSLCRQSEELLRSWPSVYQAWRAFMDSDMRPALKKNLSVAVK, encoded by the coding sequence ATGAGTACGACCAATGTCATCGAATCGGGGTTGAAAGATACGCGTCAGCGGATTTCGCGCGCCCTCGAAAACACGGTCTTGCGCAAGTTGACAGACGACCCTGCCGGTCTGATCGCCGGGGGGAAGATGTTACGTTCGCGCCTGATTTTTCACGTCGGACCCGCCGCAGGGGTACCGCACACCACACTGGTCAGCGCGGCCGCAGCGGTTGAACTGGTGCACGGCGCGAGTCTGCTCCATGACGATGTGATCGACGGCGGATATCTTCGCCGCGGTGCACCTACCTTCTGGGTCGAACGCGGAATTCCCGCCGCCATTCTTGTCGGCGACATGTTGCTCTTCAAAGCGGTCGAGGTGATTTGCGAGGTCGAAGAGGGACGCCTGACGCCGCTCTTGGTCAAACTGACCGGTGAAGTTTGCGATGCGGAATCCGAGCAGGAGCTCCTGTTGCGCGGCGCTCCGGCGACCCTTGAAGCCTGCTTGCGCATCGCGCGGCGCAAGACAGGTGCCCTTTTCGCCTTTTCCGCCGGGGTGTGCGGCGGTTTTGACCCCGAGTTGACGGCCGCCCTAATCGAGTCGGGCTATGCCGCTGGCACCGCTTACCAGTTGGCCGACGATATTTTGGACTTCAATGGATCCGAATCCGAATCGGGCAAGAGCCTTGGCAGCGATGAGGCCCGCGGAAAAACCACGGTCGGCGCCCTTCGTCCTCAGGAGCAGTCAGAAGCCATGGCTCTGATTGACTCCCTGTGCCGTCAGTCCGAAGAATTATTGCGCTCTTGGCCGTCGGTTTATCAAGCTTGGAGGGCGTTCATGGATTCTGACATGCGCCCCGCCCTGAAGAAGAATCTTTCCGTCGCTGTAAAGTGA